CTCTTTTAAAACAGTCGGCATTGGCACACGAAACGTGCTGCCGCGTTTTTAATCctcataatataattcaaactatgaatttaattattaataatgtgaaaTATGTGAATTAGAACAATGAAATACTCTTTGTTGATTTGCGTCTTTTTGGTGTCTTGCGCTGTGAACGCCGGTAAGCAAGGCCAAAGGTCAAATGATAGTGtgtaatgtaaacattttattgtggttttttgttattgttatcttTATCCCCatgttgaaattttaatattaatatcaatactTTAGCATTATAAATTCTTCGATAATAAGTACCATCTGCTTACAGTATTGAAATACAATTGTTTGCTACATGCACCTTCTATATTACCCTTAAGATTTAGGTACCTCGTTTTATCTCCTGGGTAATTAGGTTCTTACTATTATGTATTACAGGTATTTTCATACTTGCTGTGCCACAAAATCTGTCTGTGATAACTTCACCTAAAATCTGTTGTAAAAGTTTGCACACATATAGCATCGTAAGCCGCTAATAGTAATGTGTAAATTGATAAATTGAAACTGCTTTGTGTGGCCGTTGGATACTCTCGAGCAGACAGTTGATAACATCCATAAAGCATGgatatacttacattattattaatcaacatATCGTACCAACAGTGATGTAATTATACTGTAAAAGGCTGTGGCAAAGCAATCGATGACCTCCTAACATGATAAATCTGCACCTATTATATTTCCTGCAAGTCTTTTAGTGACAATACTTacaaatagtaaattaaaaagcaTGGTCTCTGAAGCCGGGGAAATTCTAGCTGTCATGACCTTATTGTTACGTAACGTCGTACCAATTTGACCATTTTATTGCAGACATACCTTGCGCAGCGCGCGTCGTCAAGAGTAATTTTATAGTGTGTGTATGCAACAGCACGTATTGTGACTCCATTACTGTCGACAAGCCGGATAGTGGCAATTACGTCACTTATACATCTTCggaagtaagtatattatatcagccctgtatacctATCATTGGAGAAAGGTAGAATTTTCTGACaaggaacccaacacaacttataggtactaatatgcataaacgcggtttccaaatctttctaatgctaattagattctacatatattctacataaaggtaGTCGGCgggaatcggtttatatgaacccttcgccaccagggccgtagctaggggcactgtggggcaatgccctaccttaaaatatgaatgccctaccttaataatcaactaaattgtacattactactcaatgaaaataaatggagcagcgggttttattttactatttggaagttggtcccatagtaagagttattcgtattgatcgGTGAAATAAccctctttcgagatttaagggaattttgttacaatctgtatattaccttaacaattacgtaagtattaagctttttaaatttaatttttcttactcacgttcacaagtcaagaccaacaaaaccaaaaatcgattgagcagatcagatcttgtaacatttttatttccgccctgcttgtaataacagctgccctaccttaaattcaagtctagctacggccctgttcGCCACTGATACCTATACTGCcctctgctgagcacgggccttctctactactaagagttTTAGGTTAGttcaccgcgctggcctagtccTGATGCAAACATAATACCTTCGAAGTGTTATGGAAAATCTGCAGTAATGTAGATggcctcacgacgttttcctacACTGGAAaagcgaaaaataaataataataatacacacgtaacttctAAAAGTTAGATATGTGTGTCGTGGGTTTTGAATCTGGGGACCTTCGTCTCCACTATTCTGTAGAGCTAGTACAATTATAGTTCGCTTATGAGTGACATGCGACAATACAGAAGATACTAGTGATGCAAGCgaggaaatatttaatattttttatttccaggGAGGCTTACGCTTCGAGAAATCACAGGGCACTCTGGATAATTACAATCATTCATGTAAGTATGGTTTTAGATAATacgttaataaaacaaacacagtGTCCCCTATTCACCAACAGACAGTAAAAgtataactatgaatttgtgAGTTTACAATAGTATTCTATAAGAAATGTGTCGGGCGTTTTGAAACGAAACAGCTATCGAAACAAAATGGTAATAATATAGGTAATCATTATAACGAATCAAACGTTTAAGTGAAAAATTTcgaataatataatcaatagaGTCAATGACATGTATTAGTTAAAAATGCTATATTTCGCAAAAATGGTGGTTAAAAAATGGTCCTTAGAAAGTTTActtgtagttatataagtttAGATCCTTATTGGCCCATCTCAACAATATCTAATTGCGAAGGAAGTGATGCTTAGATGTCAGAATAACGAATTTTAATGGATTGTCATTTGTTGACGTTGACATGACATTTGTTTCAGCAACATGCTGCTCAGTGACTCTGGATATAGATGTGAACACTAAGTACCAGACGATAGAAGGCTTCGGCGGCGCCGTCACCGACTCGGCTGCTATGAACTGGAAGAGTTTATCCGAAACGACGCAGCAATTTCTCATTGAGTAatatattcgtgtttttatAGCGTAGCCAAATACGTTAGTTTGTTAATTGACGCAAAACCCAagtgttttatatacaaaaatgaatgAAGAATCGAGCAAGCTCTTTACTTGAAGGTAAGCGATGGTTCCTTGAAAGTAACACGAGccgaactttgaattataaaacactgAGTTGCACTGCACTCAGCTCAAAACTGAACTTGTCACTCTGAGAATTTagttatatttgatttaaaatttagttgAAGCAACTGTTGGTTAATGCAACAGCATATTTCATTACTTATAGAACCTTGTTAGGTTCTATAGGAATAAAAAAGCAAGAcctgtgttaaaataaatatatggttGAAAGGTTAGAAATCGCAGTACCAAAGTAACATGACAAATGAGTAATTCAATATTAGACTAAGTTTACGAAGAGGTTCTATCAACCGCTTTCGGTATCTCGTTGCCgccattttttaaaacatctgCAGAATAAGTTGACAGAGTATGTCaaactttattattactaatttacaGTTCATATTTCGGCGCGAGTGGTATAGAGTACAACATGATTCGTGTTCCCATCGGAGGCACTGATTTCTCCACTCATCCTTATGCTTACAACGAAATTCCTGAGAATGATGCGAAGTTAAGTAATTTTTCGCTGACCTTCGAGGATTATGAGTTTAAGGTAATATCTTGTGAACAATGCTTTTATTGTACAGATGAGtagatatacatacatattacatataatgataaaatagtaATGGCAATTTTTCCTGTAATACCTATACGTGATTTGTTGCACAAACCGACGTAATTTTGTCGGCTGCCGAGGGgaaattatctctcgtcagtcaacattctattgggccccattccacttaccatcaggtttcACTTACCATaggttttcttaaataaaaaaatgatcaaTACTATAGTATAAGCATTATTACTCTGAATTACGCGAATTCAAATCTTGAAGTTTTCGATTAAACGCATACtcgattacaataaaaatcgtaattttatttaaatcaagcAATGCATCTTTCTAGATACCGCTTATCAAGAAAGCGTTCGAAGCTTCAAGAGTCCC
The Manduca sexta isolate Smith_Timp_Sample1 unplaced genomic scaffold, JHU_Msex_v1.0 HiC_scaffold_2240, whole genome shotgun sequence DNA segment above includes these coding regions:
- the LOC115454518 gene encoding LOW QUALITY PROTEIN: lysosomal acid glucosylceramidase (The sequence of the model RefSeq protein was modified relative to this genomic sequence to represent the inferred CDS: inserted 1 base in 1 codon); translation: MKYSLLICVFLVSCAVNADIPCAARVVKSNFIVCVCNSTYCDSITVDKPDSGNYVTYTSSEGGLRFEKSQGTLDNYNHSSTCCSVTLDIDVNTKYQTIEGFGGAVTDSAAMNWKSLSETTQQFLIDSYFGASGIEYNMIRVPIGGTDFSTHPYAYNEIPENDAKLSNFSLTFEDYEFKIPLIKKAFEASXSPIHLIATTWSPPPWMKTNRAYTGVSHLKTEFYQTYADYHYK